One window of the Felis catus isolate Fca126 chromosome E3, F.catus_Fca126_mat1.0, whole genome shotgun sequence genome contains the following:
- the CCP110 gene encoding centriolar coiled-coil protein of 110 kDa isoform X5, with amino-acid sequence MEEYEKFCENSLARVQQASLSTESFLPVPSESISLIRFHGVAVLSPLLTIERRKEMQQEKQKALDVETRKHVNKKKDLLARVQEILENVQVRKAPNASDFDPWETETVYSNSEERNLNVPAMFPNILPSPTEHSTLGKSEKITGILPLNNEDRFKFNGIDLARDSEEFNALKQCDISDISPAENEASVKTPSATPQETLTSDGLLPTHEEPDPSLSEVTPDPYIMSLQNLMKKSKEYIEREQSRRSLRSSAKRSVNESHSDKENDAGKVTDYGKEKAQLTGKHCGSVIPDKPSLNKSNVLLQGASAQASSMNTSVLGSFSKVDIPVRTGHHTILDPDSDFKVIPTFVTENNVIKSLTGSYAKLPTPEPSLSPKMHRRHSRPSSACHILINNPINACELSPKGKEQTIDLVVQDTEEKTQIPETVPKLPVDLGVCSSKVYVTKNTSEAIQEVVLGKSNQVCQSSGNHLENKVIHGLDVMEGHLTCDGRGPHKMDSTCTAMPRSHEPYATGQCVVSQNFGPMSALKSANVLEKNSCNLQMELNKSYDVKNPSPLLMQNQNTRQQMDTPTVSCGNEQFLDNSFEKVKRRLDLDIDSLQKENCPFVLTTGITEQERQHLPEKRYPKGSVYINKNKMLESSSKEGEEILKSKMLAFEEMRKRLEEQHAQQLSLLIAEQEREQERLQKEIEEQEKMLKEKKAAEASELGIHSAVDLEWRKVSDSGLLETMLSQVDSLHTSNSNSSGFTNSALQHSFGSANEAPFYLWGSSTSGFTKLSVTRAFGRAKTKWSQVFSPEVQTKFNKVTAVAKGFLTRRLMQTDKLKQLRQTVKDTMEFIRSFQSEAPLKRGVVSAQDASLQERVLAQLRAALYGIHDIFFVMDAAERMSILHHDREVRKEKMLRQMDRMKSPRVALSAATQKSLDRKKYMKVLQPNQGQNAPVHRLLSRQGSICRKNPKKAAKCCDNLRRQHSLG; translated from the exons ATGGAGGAGTATGAGAAGTTCTGTGAGAATAGTCTCGCCAGAGTCCAGCAGGCATCACTGTCCACGGAGAGCTTTCTACCTGTCCCATCTGAAAGCATCTCACTTATCCGCTTCCATGGAGTGGCTGTGCTTTCTCCACTG CTTACCattgagagaaggaaggaaatgcaacaagaaaagcagaaagcCCTTGATGTAGAAACAAGAAAGCATGTAAATAAGAAGAAAGATTTACTGGCTCGTGTCCAGGAGATTCTTGAAAATGTTCAG gTTAGAAAAGCACCTAATGCTAGTGATTTTGATCCATGGGAGACTGAAACGGTTTACTCTAATTCAGAAGAGAGAAACCTGAATGTCCCTGCTATGTTTCCAAATATCTTGCCAAGCCCTACTGAACACTCTACTTTAGGAAAGTCTGAAAAGATAACTGGAATTTTGCCACTGAATAATGAGGACCGATTTAAATTCAATGGGATAGACTTAGCTAGGGACTCAGAAGAATTTAATGCTCTGAAGCAGTGTGATATTTCAGATATTAGCCCTGCGGAAAACGAAGCTTCTGTAAAAACCCCCTCAGCAACTCCACAGGAGACTCTTACATCTGATGGTCTCTTGCCAACACATGAAGAACCGGATCCATCACTTTCGGAAGTTACTCCAGATCCCTACATAATGAGTCTTCAGAACCTGATGAAAAAGTCAAAGGAATATATAGAAAGAGAACAGTCTAGACGCAGTCTGAGAAGTAGTGCAAAGAGGAGTGTTAACGAGAGTCATTCAGATAAAGAGAATGATGCTGGTAAAGTGACTGACTATGGAAAGGAAAAGGCACAGTTGACTGGCAAACACTGTGGTTCAGTTATTCCTGACAAACCAAGCCTTAATAAATCAAATGTTCTTCTCCAAGGTGCTTCCGCTCAAGCAAGCAGCATGAATACATCAGTTTTAGGTAGCTTTTCTAAAGTGGACATACCTGTACGAACTGGCCATCACACTATTTTAGATCCTGATTCTGATTTTAAAGTCATTCCCACTTTTGTTACCGAAAATAATGTTATCAAAAGTCTTACTGGTTCATATGCCAAATTACCTACTCCAGAGCCAAGCCTGAGTCCTAAAATGCATCGAAGGCATTCTAGACCATCATCAGCATGTCATATACTTATAAATAACCCAATAAACGCCTGTGAGTTAAGTcctaaaggaaaagaacagacgATAGACTTAGTTGTTCAAGATActgaagaaaaaacacaaatacctgAAACTGTGCCAAAGTTACCAGTTGATTTAGGAGTTTGTTCAAGCAAGGTTTATGTCACCAAAAATACATCTGAAGCCATACAGGAAGTGGTTTTGGGTAAATCAAATCAGGTATGTCAGTCTTCAGGAAATCACCTAGAAAATAAGGTTATTCATGGACTTGATGTCATGGAAGGTCACTTAACATGTGATGGGAGAGGACCACACAAAATGGATAGTACATGTACTGCGATGCCAAGATCGCATGAGCCATATGCCACCGGTCAGTGTGTAGTGAGTCAAAACTTTGGACCTATGAGTGCACTCAAGTCAGCCAATGTGTTAGAGAAAAACTCCTGCAATTTACAGATGGAACTGAATAAGTCTTATGATGTAAAAAACCCATCTCCTTTACTGATGCAAAACCAGAATACCAGACAGCAGATGGACACCCCTACAGTGTCCTGTGGAAATGAACAATTTTTGGATAACAGTTTTGAGAAAGTTAAACGGAGACTTGATTTAGATATTGATAGTTTGCAAAAAGAAAACTGCCCTTTTGTCTTAACAACCGGAATAACTGAACAGGAAAGGCAACATTTGCCAGAAAAAAGATACCCTAAGGGATCTGTCTACATCAACaagaataaaatgttagaaagtaGTTCCAAAG AAGGCGAGGAGATATTAAAAAGCAAGATGTTAGCTTTTGAAGAAATGCGGAAGAGACTAGAAGAACAGCATGCCCAGCAGTTATCACTACTCATAGCTGAGCAGGAAAGGGAACAGGAAAGATTGCAAAAG GAAATAgaagaacaggagaaaatgttaaaagagaaGAAGGCAGCTGAAGCCTCTGAATTGGGCATTCACAGTGCAGTGGACTTAGAATGGAGAAAAGTGAGTGACTCTGGTTTGCTGGAAACAATGCTGTCTCAAGTGGACTCACTCCATACTTCAAATTCAAATAGTTCTG gttTCACGAACTCTGCCCTACAGCATAGCTTTGGTTCTGCAAATGAAGCACCCTTCTACCTCTGGGGATCATCAACTAGTGGCTTCACCAAACTCTCAGTAACAAGGGCTTTTGGAAGGGCCAAAACTAAATGGTCTCAG gttttcagTCCAGAAGtacaaacaaaatttaacaaaGTAACTGCAGTGGCAAAAGGATTTCTAACTCGTAGGCTTATGCAGACAGATAAGCTAAAACAACTTCGCCAAACCGTAAAA GACACTATGGAATTCATAAGAAGCTTTCAGTCAGAGGCACCATTAAAGAGAGGAGTTGTCTCAGCACAAGATGCTTCTCTTCAGGAAAGAGTGTTAGCTCAG TTGCGAGCTGCCCTGTATGGTATTCATGACATATTCTTTGTAATGGATGCAGCTGAGAGAATGTCTATTCTCCATCATGACCGAGAAGTTCGCAAAGAGAAAATGCTCAGGCAAATG gaCAGAATGAAAAGCCCACGAGTGGCCCTGTCAGCTGCAACACAGAAGTCTCTCGATAGGAAGAAGTACATGAA AGTCCTTCAGCCAAACCAAGGACAGAATGCACCTGTTCATAGGCTACTTAGTAGACAAGG GAGCATATGCAGGAAAAACCCAAAGAAAGCGGCCAAATGTTGCGACAATTTAAGAAGACAACATTCGTTAGGATAA
- the CCP110 gene encoding centriolar coiled-coil protein of 110 kDa isoform X3, producing MEEYEKFCENSLARVQQASLSTESFLPVPSESISLIRFHGVAVLSPLLTIERRKEMQQEKQKALDVETRKHVNKKKDLLARVQEILENVQVRKAPNASDFDPWETETVYSNSEERNLNVPAMFPNILPSPTEHSTLGKSEKITGILPLNNEDRFKFNGIDLARDSEEFNALKQCDISDISPAENEASVKTPSATPQETLTSDGLLPTHEEPDPSLSEVTPDPYIMSLQNLMKKSKEYIEREQSRRSLRSSAKRSVNESHSDKENDAGKVTDYGKEKAQLTGKHCGSVIPDKPSLNKSNVLLQGASAQASSMNTSVLGSFSKVDIPVRTGHHTILDPDSDFKVIPTFVTENNVIKSLTGSYAKLPTPEPSLSPKMHRRHSRPSSACHILINNPINACELSPKGKEQTIDLVVQDTEEKTQIPETVPKLPVDLGVCSSKVYVTKNTSEAIQEVVLGKSNQVCQSSGNHLENKVIHGLDVMEGHLTCDGRGPHKMDSTCTAMPRSHEPYATGQCVVSQNFGPMSALKSANVLEKNSCNLQMELNKSYDVKNPSPLLMQNQNTRQQMDTPTVSCGNEQFLDNSFEKVKRRLDLDIDSLQKENCPFVLTTGITEQERQHLPEKRYPKGSVYINKNKMLESSSKEGEEILKSKMLAFEEMRKRLEEQHAQQLSLLIAEQEREQERLQKEIEEQEKMLKEKKAAEASELGIHSAVDLEWRKVSDSGLLETMLSQVDSLHTSNSNSSGFTNSALQHSFGSANEAPFYLWGSSTSGFTKLSVTRAFGRAKTKWSQVFSPEVQTKFNKVTAVAKGFLTRRLMQTDKLKQLRQTVKDTMEFIRSFQSEAPLKRGVVSAQDASLQERVLAQLRAALYGIHDIFFVMDAAERMSILHHDREVRKEKMLRQMDRMKSPRVALSAATQKSLDRKKYMKAAEMGMPNKKFLVKQNLSETRVLQPNQGQNAPVHRLLSRQGSICRKNPKKAAKCCDNLRRQHSLG from the exons ATGGAGGAGTATGAGAAGTTCTGTGAGAATAGTCTCGCCAGAGTCCAGCAGGCATCACTGTCCACGGAGAGCTTTCTACCTGTCCCATCTGAAAGCATCTCACTTATCCGCTTCCATGGAGTGGCTGTGCTTTCTCCACTG CTTACCattgagagaaggaaggaaatgcaacaagaaaagcagaaagcCCTTGATGTAGAAACAAGAAAGCATGTAAATAAGAAGAAAGATTTACTGGCTCGTGTCCAGGAGATTCTTGAAAATGTTCAG gTTAGAAAAGCACCTAATGCTAGTGATTTTGATCCATGGGAGACTGAAACGGTTTACTCTAATTCAGAAGAGAGAAACCTGAATGTCCCTGCTATGTTTCCAAATATCTTGCCAAGCCCTACTGAACACTCTACTTTAGGAAAGTCTGAAAAGATAACTGGAATTTTGCCACTGAATAATGAGGACCGATTTAAATTCAATGGGATAGACTTAGCTAGGGACTCAGAAGAATTTAATGCTCTGAAGCAGTGTGATATTTCAGATATTAGCCCTGCGGAAAACGAAGCTTCTGTAAAAACCCCCTCAGCAACTCCACAGGAGACTCTTACATCTGATGGTCTCTTGCCAACACATGAAGAACCGGATCCATCACTTTCGGAAGTTACTCCAGATCCCTACATAATGAGTCTTCAGAACCTGATGAAAAAGTCAAAGGAATATATAGAAAGAGAACAGTCTAGACGCAGTCTGAGAAGTAGTGCAAAGAGGAGTGTTAACGAGAGTCATTCAGATAAAGAGAATGATGCTGGTAAAGTGACTGACTATGGAAAGGAAAAGGCACAGTTGACTGGCAAACACTGTGGTTCAGTTATTCCTGACAAACCAAGCCTTAATAAATCAAATGTTCTTCTCCAAGGTGCTTCCGCTCAAGCAAGCAGCATGAATACATCAGTTTTAGGTAGCTTTTCTAAAGTGGACATACCTGTACGAACTGGCCATCACACTATTTTAGATCCTGATTCTGATTTTAAAGTCATTCCCACTTTTGTTACCGAAAATAATGTTATCAAAAGTCTTACTGGTTCATATGCCAAATTACCTACTCCAGAGCCAAGCCTGAGTCCTAAAATGCATCGAAGGCATTCTAGACCATCATCAGCATGTCATATACTTATAAATAACCCAATAAACGCCTGTGAGTTAAGTcctaaaggaaaagaacagacgATAGACTTAGTTGTTCAAGATActgaagaaaaaacacaaatacctgAAACTGTGCCAAAGTTACCAGTTGATTTAGGAGTTTGTTCAAGCAAGGTTTATGTCACCAAAAATACATCTGAAGCCATACAGGAAGTGGTTTTGGGTAAATCAAATCAGGTATGTCAGTCTTCAGGAAATCACCTAGAAAATAAGGTTATTCATGGACTTGATGTCATGGAAGGTCACTTAACATGTGATGGGAGAGGACCACACAAAATGGATAGTACATGTACTGCGATGCCAAGATCGCATGAGCCATATGCCACCGGTCAGTGTGTAGTGAGTCAAAACTTTGGACCTATGAGTGCACTCAAGTCAGCCAATGTGTTAGAGAAAAACTCCTGCAATTTACAGATGGAACTGAATAAGTCTTATGATGTAAAAAACCCATCTCCTTTACTGATGCAAAACCAGAATACCAGACAGCAGATGGACACCCCTACAGTGTCCTGTGGAAATGAACAATTTTTGGATAACAGTTTTGAGAAAGTTAAACGGAGACTTGATTTAGATATTGATAGTTTGCAAAAAGAAAACTGCCCTTTTGTCTTAACAACCGGAATAACTGAACAGGAAAGGCAACATTTGCCAGAAAAAAGATACCCTAAGGGATCTGTCTACATCAACaagaataaaatgttagaaagtaGTTCCAAAG AAGGCGAGGAGATATTAAAAAGCAAGATGTTAGCTTTTGAAGAAATGCGGAAGAGACTAGAAGAACAGCATGCCCAGCAGTTATCACTACTCATAGCTGAGCAGGAAAGGGAACAGGAAAGATTGCAAAAG GAAATAgaagaacaggagaaaatgttaaaagagaaGAAGGCAGCTGAAGCCTCTGAATTGGGCATTCACAGTGCAGTGGACTTAGAATGGAGAAAAGTGAGTGACTCTGGTTTGCTGGAAACAATGCTGTCTCAAGTGGACTCACTCCATACTTCAAATTCAAATAGTTCTG gttTCACGAACTCTGCCCTACAGCATAGCTTTGGTTCTGCAAATGAAGCACCCTTCTACCTCTGGGGATCATCAACTAGTGGCTTCACCAAACTCTCAGTAACAAGGGCTTTTGGAAGGGCCAAAACTAAATGGTCTCAG gttttcagTCCAGAAGtacaaacaaaatttaacaaaGTAACTGCAGTGGCAAAAGGATTTCTAACTCGTAGGCTTATGCAGACAGATAAGCTAAAACAACTTCGCCAAACCGTAAAA GACACTATGGAATTCATAAGAAGCTTTCAGTCAGAGGCACCATTAAAGAGAGGAGTTGTCTCAGCACAAGATGCTTCTCTTCAGGAAAGAGTGTTAGCTCAG TTGCGAGCTGCCCTGTATGGTATTCATGACATATTCTTTGTAATGGATGCAGCTGAGAGAATGTCTATTCTCCATCATGACCGAGAAGTTCGCAAAGAGAAAATGCTCAGGCAAATG gaCAGAATGAAAAGCCCACGAGTGGCCCTGTCAGCTGCAACACAGAAGTCTCTCGATAGGAAGAAGTACATGAA AGCTGCTGAAATGGGAATGCCAAATAAGAAATTTCTGGTTAAACAAAATCTTTCTGAAACAAG AGTCCTTCAGCCAAACCAAGGACAGAATGCACCTGTTCATAGGCTACTTAGTAGACAAGG GAGCATATGCAGGAAAAACCCAAAGAAAGCGGCCAAATGTTGCGACAATTTAAGAAGACAACATTCGTTAGGATAA
- the CCP110 gene encoding centriolar coiled-coil protein of 110 kDa isoform X1: protein MEEYEKFCENSLARVQQASLSTESFLPVPSESISLIRFHGVAVLSPLLTIERRKEMQQEKQKALDVETRKHVNKKKDLLARVQEILENVQVRKAPNASDFDPWETETVYSNSEERNLNVPAMFPNILPSPTEHSTLGKSEKITGILPLNNEDRFKFNGIDLARDSEEFNALKQCDISDISPAENEASVKTPSATPQETLTSDGLLPTHEEPDPSLSEVTPDPYIMSLQNLMKKSKEYIEREQSRRSLRSSAKRSVNESHSDKENDAGKVTDYGKEKAQLTGKHCGSVIPDKPSLNKSNVLLQGASAQASSMNTSVLGSFSKVDIPVRTGHHTILDPDSDFKVIPTFVTENNVIKSLTGSYAKLPTPEPSLSPKMHRRHSRPSSACHILINNPINACELSPKGKEQTIDLVVQDTEEKTQIPETVPKLPVDLGVCSSKVYVTKNTSEAIQEVVLGKSNQVCQSSGNHLENKVIHGLDVMEGHLTCDGRGPHKMDSTCTAMPRSHEPYATGQCVVSQNFGPMSALKSANVLEKNSCNLQMELNKSYDVKNPSPLLMQNQNTRQQMDTPTVSCGNEQFLDNSFEKVKRRLDLDIDSLQKENCPFVLTTGITEQERQHLPEKRYPKGSVYINKNKMLESSSKEGEEILKSKMLAFEEMRKRLEEQHAQQLSLLIAEQEREQERLQKEIEEQEKMLKEKKAAEASELGIHSAVDLEWRKVSDSGLLETMLSQVDSLHTSNSNSSGFTNSALQHSFGSANEAPFYLWGSSTSGFTKLSVTRAFGRAKTKWSQVFSPEVQTKFNKVTAVAKGFLTRRLMQTDKLKQLRQTVKDTMEFIRSFQSEAPLKRGVVSAQDASLQERVLAQLRAALYGIHDIFFVMDAAERMSILHHDREVRKEKMLRQMDRMKSPRVALSAATQKSLDRKKYMKAAEMGMPNKKFLVKQNLSETRVLQPNQGQNAPVHRLLSRQGTPKTSVKGVVQNRQKSSQSRVPNRAPVSGAYAGKTQRKRPNVATI, encoded by the exons ATGGAGGAGTATGAGAAGTTCTGTGAGAATAGTCTCGCCAGAGTCCAGCAGGCATCACTGTCCACGGAGAGCTTTCTACCTGTCCCATCTGAAAGCATCTCACTTATCCGCTTCCATGGAGTGGCTGTGCTTTCTCCACTG CTTACCattgagagaaggaaggaaatgcaacaagaaaagcagaaagcCCTTGATGTAGAAACAAGAAAGCATGTAAATAAGAAGAAAGATTTACTGGCTCGTGTCCAGGAGATTCTTGAAAATGTTCAG gTTAGAAAAGCACCTAATGCTAGTGATTTTGATCCATGGGAGACTGAAACGGTTTACTCTAATTCAGAAGAGAGAAACCTGAATGTCCCTGCTATGTTTCCAAATATCTTGCCAAGCCCTACTGAACACTCTACTTTAGGAAAGTCTGAAAAGATAACTGGAATTTTGCCACTGAATAATGAGGACCGATTTAAATTCAATGGGATAGACTTAGCTAGGGACTCAGAAGAATTTAATGCTCTGAAGCAGTGTGATATTTCAGATATTAGCCCTGCGGAAAACGAAGCTTCTGTAAAAACCCCCTCAGCAACTCCACAGGAGACTCTTACATCTGATGGTCTCTTGCCAACACATGAAGAACCGGATCCATCACTTTCGGAAGTTACTCCAGATCCCTACATAATGAGTCTTCAGAACCTGATGAAAAAGTCAAAGGAATATATAGAAAGAGAACAGTCTAGACGCAGTCTGAGAAGTAGTGCAAAGAGGAGTGTTAACGAGAGTCATTCAGATAAAGAGAATGATGCTGGTAAAGTGACTGACTATGGAAAGGAAAAGGCACAGTTGACTGGCAAACACTGTGGTTCAGTTATTCCTGACAAACCAAGCCTTAATAAATCAAATGTTCTTCTCCAAGGTGCTTCCGCTCAAGCAAGCAGCATGAATACATCAGTTTTAGGTAGCTTTTCTAAAGTGGACATACCTGTACGAACTGGCCATCACACTATTTTAGATCCTGATTCTGATTTTAAAGTCATTCCCACTTTTGTTACCGAAAATAATGTTATCAAAAGTCTTACTGGTTCATATGCCAAATTACCTACTCCAGAGCCAAGCCTGAGTCCTAAAATGCATCGAAGGCATTCTAGACCATCATCAGCATGTCATATACTTATAAATAACCCAATAAACGCCTGTGAGTTAAGTcctaaaggaaaagaacagacgATAGACTTAGTTGTTCAAGATActgaagaaaaaacacaaatacctgAAACTGTGCCAAAGTTACCAGTTGATTTAGGAGTTTGTTCAAGCAAGGTTTATGTCACCAAAAATACATCTGAAGCCATACAGGAAGTGGTTTTGGGTAAATCAAATCAGGTATGTCAGTCTTCAGGAAATCACCTAGAAAATAAGGTTATTCATGGACTTGATGTCATGGAAGGTCACTTAACATGTGATGGGAGAGGACCACACAAAATGGATAGTACATGTACTGCGATGCCAAGATCGCATGAGCCATATGCCACCGGTCAGTGTGTAGTGAGTCAAAACTTTGGACCTATGAGTGCACTCAAGTCAGCCAATGTGTTAGAGAAAAACTCCTGCAATTTACAGATGGAACTGAATAAGTCTTATGATGTAAAAAACCCATCTCCTTTACTGATGCAAAACCAGAATACCAGACAGCAGATGGACACCCCTACAGTGTCCTGTGGAAATGAACAATTTTTGGATAACAGTTTTGAGAAAGTTAAACGGAGACTTGATTTAGATATTGATAGTTTGCAAAAAGAAAACTGCCCTTTTGTCTTAACAACCGGAATAACTGAACAGGAAAGGCAACATTTGCCAGAAAAAAGATACCCTAAGGGATCTGTCTACATCAACaagaataaaatgttagaaagtaGTTCCAAAG AAGGCGAGGAGATATTAAAAAGCAAGATGTTAGCTTTTGAAGAAATGCGGAAGAGACTAGAAGAACAGCATGCCCAGCAGTTATCACTACTCATAGCTGAGCAGGAAAGGGAACAGGAAAGATTGCAAAAG GAAATAgaagaacaggagaaaatgttaaaagagaaGAAGGCAGCTGAAGCCTCTGAATTGGGCATTCACAGTGCAGTGGACTTAGAATGGAGAAAAGTGAGTGACTCTGGTTTGCTGGAAACAATGCTGTCTCAAGTGGACTCACTCCATACTTCAAATTCAAATAGTTCTG gttTCACGAACTCTGCCCTACAGCATAGCTTTGGTTCTGCAAATGAAGCACCCTTCTACCTCTGGGGATCATCAACTAGTGGCTTCACCAAACTCTCAGTAACAAGGGCTTTTGGAAGGGCCAAAACTAAATGGTCTCAG gttttcagTCCAGAAGtacaaacaaaatttaacaaaGTAACTGCAGTGGCAAAAGGATTTCTAACTCGTAGGCTTATGCAGACAGATAAGCTAAAACAACTTCGCCAAACCGTAAAA GACACTATGGAATTCATAAGAAGCTTTCAGTCAGAGGCACCATTAAAGAGAGGAGTTGTCTCAGCACAAGATGCTTCTCTTCAGGAAAGAGTGTTAGCTCAG TTGCGAGCTGCCCTGTATGGTATTCATGACATATTCTTTGTAATGGATGCAGCTGAGAGAATGTCTATTCTCCATCATGACCGAGAAGTTCGCAAAGAGAAAATGCTCAGGCAAATG gaCAGAATGAAAAGCCCACGAGTGGCCCTGTCAGCTGCAACACAGAAGTCTCTCGATAGGAAGAAGTACATGAA AGCTGCTGAAATGGGAATGCCAAATAAGAAATTTCTGGTTAAACAAAATCTTTCTGAAACAAG AGTCCTTCAGCCAAACCAAGGACAGAATGCACCTGTTCATAGGCTACTTAGTAGACAAGG AACCCCTAAGACATCAGTGAAGGGGGTTGTGCAAAATAGACAGAAGTCTTCACAGAGCAGAGTGCCTAACAGAGCGCCTGTTTCAG GAGCATATGCAGGAAAAACCCAAAGAAAGCGGCCAAATGTTGCGACAATTTAA